In a single window of the Amia ocellicauda isolate fAmiCal2 chromosome 20, fAmiCal2.hap1, whole genome shotgun sequence genome:
- the phyhiplb gene encoding phytanoyl-CoA hydroxylase-interacting protein-like isoform X2, with the protein MEELPVPQNIKINNITCDSFKISWDMDPKSRDRITHYFIDLNKKENKNSNKFKHKDVPTKLVAKAVPLPMTVRGHWFLSPRTEYTVAVQTASKQSDGDYAVSEWSEIIEFCTADYSTVHLTQLLEKAEVIAGRMLKFSVFYRNQQKEYFDQARELQHNKMVPSVKDNSGSHGSPISGKLEGVFFSCNTEFNTGKPPQDSPYGRYRFEIQAELLFNPKTNLYFGDFYCMYTAYHYVILVLAPAGSPGDEFCKQRLPALNIADNKFLTCTEEEGQLVFHHAQDVILEVIFTDPVDLALGTVAEISGHQLMSLSTVNAKKDPSCKTCNISVGR; encoded by the exons ATGGAGGAGCTTCCCGTTCCacagaacataaaaataaacaacatcacATGCGACTCCTTCAAGATATCCTGGGATATGGATCCCAAATCCAGGGACCGTATCACACACTACTTCATTGACCTGAACAAGAAAGAGAACAAGAACTCCAACAAGTTCAAACATAAG GATGTTCCTACGAAGCTGGTGGCCAAAGCAGTCCCCCTTCCCATGACGGTGAGGGGCCACTGGTTCCTGAGCCCACGCACCGAGTACACAGTGGCTGTGCAGACTGCCTCCAAGCAGAGCGATGGAGACTATGCCGTCTCGGAGTGGAGTGAAATTATTGAGTTCTGCACTGCGG aTTACTCCACGGTGCACCTAACGCAGCTGTTAGAGAAAGCCGAAGTGATTGCGGGCAGAATGCTGAAGTTTTCAGTGTTTTATCGCAATCAGCAAAAAGAATACTTTGATCAAGCCAG AGAGCTACAGCACAATAAGATGGTGCCCTCAGTAAAGGACAACAGTGGCAGCCATGGCTCTCCCATCAGTGGTAAACTGGAGGGCGTCTTCTTCAGCTGTAACACCGAGTTCAACACCGGAAAGCCGCCGCAGGATTCCCCGTACGGGAGGTACCGATTCGAGATCCAAGCCGAATTACTTTTCAACCCAAAGACTAACCTCTACTTCGGTGACTTCTACTGCATGTATACGGCCTACCACTACGTGATCCTGGTCCTGGCCCCCGCCGGGTCTCCGGGCGATGAGTTTTGCAAACAGCGGCTGCCCGCGCTGAACATCGCAGACAACAAATTCCTGACCTGCACCGAGGAGGAAGGCCAGCTGGTGTTTCACCACGCGCAGGATGTCATATTGGAGGTGATTTTCACCGACCCCGTGGATCTCGCTCTAGGGACTGTCGCCGAGATCAGCGGCCATCAGCTAATGAGCTTGTCCACGGTAAACGCAAAGAAAGACCCCAGCTGCAAGACCTGCAACATCAGTGTTGGACGCTAA
- the phyhiplb gene encoding phytanoyl-CoA hydroxylase-interacting protein-like isoform X1, protein MEVPRLGHSISSPTSPCEDMIKNLSLEAIQLCDREGNKSQDSGIAEMEELPVPQNIKINNITCDSFKISWDMDPKSRDRITHYFIDLNKKENKNSNKFKHKDVPTKLVAKAVPLPMTVRGHWFLSPRTEYTVAVQTASKQSDGDYAVSEWSEIIEFCTADYSTVHLTQLLEKAEVIAGRMLKFSVFYRNQQKEYFDQARELQHNKMVPSVKDNSGSHGSPISGKLEGVFFSCNTEFNTGKPPQDSPYGRYRFEIQAELLFNPKTNLYFGDFYCMYTAYHYVILVLAPAGSPGDEFCKQRLPALNIADNKFLTCTEEEGQLVFHHAQDVILEVIFTDPVDLALGTVAEISGHQLMSLSTVNAKKDPSCKTCNISVGR, encoded by the exons ATGGAGGTGCCACGACTGGGACACAGCATCAGCAGCCCCACCAGCCCGTGTGAGGACATGATCAAGAACCTGAGCTTGGAGGCCATTCAGCTCTGTGACCGAGAAG GAAATAAATCCCAAGACAGTGGGATTGCAGAGATGGAGGAGCTTCCCGTTCCacagaacataaaaataaacaacatcacATGCGACTCCTTCAAGATATCCTGGGATATGGATCCCAAATCCAGGGACCGTATCACACACTACTTCATTGACCTGAACAAGAAAGAGAACAAGAACTCCAACAAGTTCAAACATAAG GATGTTCCTACGAAGCTGGTGGCCAAAGCAGTCCCCCTTCCCATGACGGTGAGGGGCCACTGGTTCCTGAGCCCACGCACCGAGTACACAGTGGCTGTGCAGACTGCCTCCAAGCAGAGCGATGGAGACTATGCCGTCTCGGAGTGGAGTGAAATTATTGAGTTCTGCACTGCGG aTTACTCCACGGTGCACCTAACGCAGCTGTTAGAGAAAGCCGAAGTGATTGCGGGCAGAATGCTGAAGTTTTCAGTGTTTTATCGCAATCAGCAAAAAGAATACTTTGATCAAGCCAG AGAGCTACAGCACAATAAGATGGTGCCCTCAGTAAAGGACAACAGTGGCAGCCATGGCTCTCCCATCAGTGGTAAACTGGAGGGCGTCTTCTTCAGCTGTAACACCGAGTTCAACACCGGAAAGCCGCCGCAGGATTCCCCGTACGGGAGGTACCGATTCGAGATCCAAGCCGAATTACTTTTCAACCCAAAGACTAACCTCTACTTCGGTGACTTCTACTGCATGTATACGGCCTACCACTACGTGATCCTGGTCCTGGCCCCCGCCGGGTCTCCGGGCGATGAGTTTTGCAAACAGCGGCTGCCCGCGCTGAACATCGCAGACAACAAATTCCTGACCTGCACCGAGGAGGAAGGCCAGCTGGTGTTTCACCACGCGCAGGATGTCATATTGGAGGTGATTTTCACCGACCCCGTGGATCTCGCTCTAGGGACTGTCGCCGAGATCAGCGGCCATCAGCTAATGAGCTTGTCCACGGTAAACGCAAAGAAAGACCCCAGCTGCAAGACCTGCAACATCAGTGTTGGACGCTAA